GATTCAAAATTTTTCGCAAGTCGAGCGGATTTGGTGTTATTGCAACAATCTGACGGAACTTAACCTTTCCGGAATGACAAAGTTGAGTTTGCTCATCTGTTCCGATAACAATCTTAAAATATTGAATCTTTCCGGCTGTACATCATTGAACACATTGAACTGCGAATACAACCGTTTGACTGAACTCGATCTCTCCGGCTGCACGGCGCTTATGACTTTGGAATGTTCCCATAATCAACTGGAGCGGCTTGATCTTTCAAAAGCAAAAAACTTAGAAACATTATCGTTGTTCCTCAATCGAATTGCCTCATTGGATTTGAGTTCGAATCAAAGACTTCGTTATTTTTCACTTTCTCCGCAATCGGTTACGCTGCAAAAGATCTTGAAAAACGGAAAGTGGACAGCTGATCTCAGCGCATTGGCGGGAAAGGAGAATCTCGGAAAAATTATTTGGTACGCTGAGGGGGCATTGGATACCTCCACCGGCATTATAACTTTTAACAGCGAGCCCGGCATGTTTTTATGTACAATTCAGACAGGTGCATTATCGCCTTATATAGAAAAAATGGCAGTGATAGATGTGAAGGTAAATCTGTATAAAGGCAGCGCTCCGGTTATTACAGCCAATAATCTCTCTTTCACACAGCGCAGTACCCCGTTTGATTTGAAATCCGAGCCGGGATTGAATTTGCTCGCCTATGATCCGGTGGACGGAGAATTGACAAGTCATATTCGAACTCAGGTAAAGGTCTTCTCGTCTTCCAGGACGGAATCGGGTGCGAACGCCGTTTATGACATCATTCCTACAGTCAGCACGAATAAACCGGGGCGTTACACGATCACCTACACCGTGAACGACAGCAGCGGAAACACGACTTCGCTTGATGTTTATGTGTATATAAGGCAAGATCCGGCGCTTCTGACATCTCAAAACGGTGCTTCCTCTTTCGGCAATGGTTCGTTTATTTCCGGGAGTTCTCCGACATCAAGCGACAGATTGGTTTTAAGCGCAGAATCGGCGGCGAGCGGTATTGCTACACCACCGATGGGGGCGCAGGATCCGGTTGTGACGGCAATTTTAATCCTGTTTTCGGCCTTCGCAGCAGCAATTTTGCTGTTTGTGAGAGACCGTCCAAAAGTCCGATAATTAGACCTTTTCCGAGTTTCAAGTTACACAAAAAGCGAGGTTTTTACCCCGCTTTTTTCTTTTTGTGACAAATATCATATTATAACGACAAATGTTAAGATATTACCATTTTAATCTGAAGCCGCATACTTGCATGTGGGGGAGATATGCGGTATAATAGGGTCACGGTGGTTGAAATAGGCGAGCCGAGGTTGGAAGTGGTTAAAAACCGCTCGAAACAGACTCTCCTATTCATTTAAAATCGAGAGGAGGAAGGACCTTGCTGATCGGCAGTTTTACGTACAACATCGACGAAAAGGGCCGGTTGTTCGTGCCCGCGAAATTTCGCGAGGAGATGGGCGAGTCCTTCGTGATCCTCATGGACGGTGATTCCGGATGCCTTGCGGGCTATTCCACTGCGACCTGGGAACGCGTAAAAGCAAATATCGAGAGCATGTCGAGAGAAGTCCGGCTCGGTATGCGCGATATCTTCCGGTATGCCATCGAAGTCGCGCCGGACAAGCAGGGCCGCGTCACAATTACGCCCGAATTGCGCAAACTTGCGGGTCTCGGGGAAAAGAGCGAGGTCGTCATCATCGGTGTTATGAACTATATCGAGATCTGGTGCAAGGAGAAACTCCCGCCGGCGGGACCGTTCAAGATTCCGGGCAACATCGGGTTATAACCATGTGTTTCAACCATTACAGCGTGATGCTCGGCGAATGCATCGAGGGGTTATCAATTAAACCGGACGGCGTCTATGTCGACGCTACGGTCGGGGGCGGCGGACATTCCGAACAAATCGCAAACCGCCTGTCGACAGGGCGGCTCATCGCAATCGACCGCGACGAAGAAGCGGTCAAAGCGGCGGGCGAGCGGCTTTCAAAATACACCTGCGCAAAGATTTATCATGACCGTTTCAGCCGGATGGCACAATTGCTTTCCGAGCTCAACATAGACGGTATCGACGGACTCCTGATCGATTGCGGGGTTTCGTCGCACCAACTTGATGAGACAGGGAGGGGTTTTTCTTACAAAAATGAAGCGGAAGTCGACATGAGGATGGATCAAAGTAGGGGTTTATCCGCACGGGAGGTAGTAAATACCTATAAAAAAGAAGATCTTGAGCGGATATTTTACGAGTATGGAGAGGAACGTTATTCAAGAAGAATCGCAGAATCAATCTGCGAGATTCGGGCCATACGGGAGATAAAGACGACCACCGAGCTGGCGGATATTATAAAAAATGCCATGCCGGCTGCAGCCCGAAGCGAAAAAGGACATCCCGCCAAACGCTGTTTCCAAGCCCTCAGAATTGAGGTCAACGACGAGTTGGGAGAGCTCGCCGCAGGTCTGGAAGCCGGATGGCAAAAACTGAACCACGGGGGCCGGATGGTCATTCTGACCTTCCACTCACTCGAGGACAGGATGACAAAGCGGTTTTATAAAGACAAAATCACCGACTGCATCTGTCCGCCGGAGTTCCCGATCTGCGTATGCAACCATCGCGCAGAGGGCAAACTGATCACAAAAAAACCAATGCTTCCTTCGCAAAGAGAACTCGACGAAAATCCGCGCTCCCAGAGCGCAAAACTGAGAATTATAGAGAAATTATAGAAAGAACAGATAAAGAGAAAAACCGAGGAGTTAAAAAAGAGGGAGTTTGAAACAAACTTCAAACTCACAGCGAAAGGATGGTCCAAAAATGGCACAGTACGACAATCTTGCGTATGATTTCACACGGTTTGACCGGGAAGCAAAACAGCGCAGACAA
This DNA window, taken from Oscillospiraceae bacterium, encodes the following:
- a CDS encoding division/cell wall cluster transcriptional repressor MraZ gives rise to the protein MLIGSFTYNIDEKGRLFVPAKFREEMGESFVILMDGDSGCLAGYSTATWERVKANIESMSREVRLGMRDIFRYAIEVAPDKQGRVTITPELRKLAGLGEKSEVVIIGVMNYIEIWCKEKLPPAGPFKIPGNIGL
- the rsmH gene encoding 16S rRNA (cytosine(1402)-N(4))-methyltransferase RsmH; this translates as MCFNHYSVMLGECIEGLSIKPDGVYVDATVGGGGHSEQIANRLSTGRLIAIDRDEEAVKAAGERLSKYTCAKIYHDRFSRMAQLLSELNIDGIDGLLIDCGVSSHQLDETGRGFSYKNEAEVDMRMDQSRGLSAREVVNTYKKEDLERIFYEYGEERYSRRIAESICEIRAIREIKTTTELADIIKNAMPAAARSEKGHPAKRCFQALRIEVNDELGELAAGLEAGWQKLNHGGRMVILTFHSLEDRMTKRFYKDKITDCICPPEFPICVCNHRAEGKLITKKPMLPSQRELDENPRSQSAKLRIIEKL